One genomic segment of Nonomuraea coxensis DSM 45129 includes these proteins:
- a CDS encoding cold-shock protein: MASGTVKWFNAEKGFGFIEQDGGGADVFAHYSNIVSQGGYRELHEGQKVSFDITQGQKGPQAENIVAA; this comes from the coding sequence ATGGCTTCTGGCACCGTGAAGTGGTTCAACGCGGAAAAGGGCTTCGGCTTCATCGAGCAGGACGGCGGCGGCGCCGACGTCTTCGCCCACTACTCCAACATCGTCTCTCAGGGCGGCTACCGCGAGCTGCACGAGGGCCAGAAGGTGTCCTTCGACATCACCCAGGGCCAGAAGGGCCCGCAGGCCGAGAACATCGTGGCCGCCTGA
- a CDS encoding SigE family RNA polymerase sigma factor gives MDRDAAFTAFLDAHQRPLLRLCYLLTGEVHLAEDLLQSVLVRMLGRWPKLRHIDNLDAYARKALVNQYISWRRRRGSGEVPSAELPERAHSSEDSAVLRIVLRQALMRLTPKQRAVLVLRFYEDRTEREVAGLLGCSVGTVKSQAHHALARLRALAPELASHLPAMNDDSAWNEGARR, from the coding sequence GTGGATCGCGATGCCGCGTTCACGGCGTTCCTGGATGCCCACCAACGCCCGCTGCTGCGCCTGTGCTATCTGCTCACCGGAGAGGTCCATCTCGCGGAGGACCTCCTGCAGAGCGTGCTGGTCCGCATGCTCGGACGCTGGCCGAAGCTGCGCCACATCGACAATCTGGACGCCTACGCCCGTAAGGCGCTGGTGAACCAGTACATCTCCTGGCGCCGAAGACGCGGCTCCGGCGAGGTGCCGAGCGCCGAACTGCCCGAGCGCGCCCATTCCAGCGAGGACTCCGCCGTCCTTCGGATCGTGCTGCGGCAGGCGCTCATGCGGTTGACGCCCAAGCAGCGCGCCGTGCTGGTGCTGCGCTTCTACGAGGACCGGACCGAGCGCGAGGTGGCCGGCCTGCTGGGCTGCTCGGTCGGCACCGTCAAGAGCCAGGCGCACCACGCGCTGGCCCGGCTGCGCGCGCTCGCGCCCGAGCTGGCGTCCCACCTGCCCGCCATGAACGACGACTCCGCCTGGAACGAGGGGGCCCGCCGATGA